A single genomic interval of Terriglobus albidus harbors:
- a CDS encoding FAD-binding and (Fe-S)-binding domain-containing protein, whose protein sequence is MQKASSPFVVLPQELMDLPHPHEFFSDARRLEERLRQVVRGEVRFDEASRALYATDASNYRQVPIGLVVPRTIDDVIATVTACREFGAPVLSRGGGTSLAGQCCNVAVVLDFSKYLRNITWLDPSRRLAHVEPGIVLDALRNEAEKHELTFAPDPATHSRCTLGGMIGNNSCGVHALMGGKTVDNIEELDILLYDGTRMTVGRTSEEELAAIIAAGGRKGQIYAGLKLLRDRYSQLIRERYPDIPRRVSGYNLDQLLPENGFNVARALVGSEGTCVTILGATCELKASPQHRRLVVLGFKDAFLAADHVPLVLRHGPIGLEGFDGLLVDYMLRKNLAVDDVKLLPPGRGFLLCEFGANSPQEVESIVDRFLEDAKSYPEHPSVDRYSPAEAARVWKVRESALGATVFVPGERHRWEGWEDSAVPPEKLGPYLRDLFRLLSSYGYSTPIYGHFGQGCVHMRITFDFTSVQGVANFRRFLEEAAEICLKYGGSFSGEHGDGQARGFLLPKMFGPELMEAFREFKALWDPTNAMNPGKMIDPVRVYDATENQRIGPAYSPATPKTWFTYPGDNGLFSAATTRCVGVGACRKVDQGTMCPSYMATREEKHSTRGRAHLLFEMLEGTTIKDRWLNEEVRDALDLCLSCKACKTECPVNVDMATWKAEFLAHYYGHHNHPVQHYAFGFMDRWARFASLTPRLANLPAKIGVTSALMRRLLHIAPQRSIPQFARRTFRREWSTRHGWKPENAQAGVLLWPDTWNNYFHPETLHAAHRVLEAAGAVVTAPQHHVCCGRPLYDFGFLDAAKSYLSQILDTFATQIMAGISVVMLEPSCASVFRDELLNFFPEDPRAQRLARQTVMLSQYLAEHRQGWQAPDLTGRRLIVQGHCHQKSLMTMKDDLELMRATGAEVNLLDSGCCGMAGPFGFEAEHYDVSQALAERVLLPAVRSARPQDVIVANGFSCREAVEQNSSRRAVHLSQVLAGEV, encoded by the coding sequence ATGCAGAAAGCTTCATCGCCTTTCGTCGTTCTACCGCAGGAACTGATGGATCTACCGCACCCGCATGAGTTTTTCAGCGACGCCCGGCGTTTGGAAGAGCGTCTACGGCAGGTTGTGCGGGGGGAAGTTCGCTTCGATGAGGCCTCTCGTGCGCTGTACGCTACCGACGCATCCAACTATCGCCAGGTCCCCATCGGTCTCGTTGTCCCTCGCACCATCGATGATGTGATTGCAACGGTGACAGCCTGCCGGGAGTTCGGCGCTCCCGTATTGTCCCGTGGAGGTGGTACCAGCCTTGCCGGCCAATGCTGCAACGTGGCAGTGGTACTCGACTTTTCGAAGTACCTGCGAAACATCACATGGCTCGATCCCAGCCGCCGTCTCGCACATGTAGAGCCGGGTATCGTGCTCGACGCACTTCGCAACGAAGCGGAAAAGCATGAGCTTACTTTTGCGCCGGATCCAGCGACTCATAGCCGCTGTACGCTCGGCGGGATGATCGGGAACAACTCCTGCGGTGTGCACGCTCTTATGGGTGGCAAGACCGTCGACAATATCGAGGAACTCGACATCCTGCTTTACGACGGCACGCGGATGACTGTTGGCCGCACGAGTGAAGAGGAGCTTGCAGCCATCATTGCGGCCGGCGGCCGGAAAGGGCAGATCTACGCAGGACTCAAACTGCTGCGCGACCGATACTCGCAACTTATCCGCGAGCGATATCCCGACATCCCTCGCCGCGTCTCAGGCTACAACCTCGATCAGCTTCTGCCCGAAAACGGATTCAATGTGGCGCGTGCTCTCGTAGGGAGTGAGGGAACCTGTGTCACGATTCTGGGCGCGACCTGCGAGCTCAAGGCGAGTCCCCAGCACCGCCGTCTGGTTGTACTGGGTTTCAAGGATGCTTTTCTCGCCGCTGACCATGTTCCGCTGGTACTTCGCCACGGACCGATTGGGCTTGAAGGATTCGACGGCTTGCTGGTGGATTACATGCTGCGCAAGAATCTCGCAGTGGATGATGTTAAGCTTCTACCTCCTGGGCGCGGATTTCTGCTGTGTGAGTTTGGGGCAAACTCGCCGCAGGAGGTCGAGAGCATAGTCGACCGGTTCTTAGAAGATGCGAAGTCTTATCCTGAGCATCCCAGCGTCGATCGCTATTCTCCAGCTGAAGCTGCTCGGGTCTGGAAGGTGCGCGAATCTGCTCTCGGCGCGACTGTCTTCGTCCCTGGCGAGCGGCATCGATGGGAGGGCTGGGAAGATTCTGCGGTCCCGCCCGAGAAACTGGGCCCATATCTCCGCGATCTGTTCCGCTTGCTCAGCTCCTACGGTTACAGTACTCCGATCTATGGACACTTCGGGCAGGGCTGCGTTCACATGCGCATCACCTTCGACTTCACTAGTGTGCAGGGCGTAGCGAACTTCCGTCGATTCCTCGAGGAAGCGGCAGAGATCTGCTTGAAATATGGTGGTTCCTTCTCTGGGGAACATGGCGACGGCCAGGCGCGCGGCTTCCTGCTTCCGAAGATGTTCGGTCCTGAACTGATGGAGGCTTTCCGCGAGTTCAAAGCGTTGTGGGATCCCACAAATGCCATGAATCCGGGAAAGATGATCGATCCCGTTCGGGTCTACGATGCCACAGAAAATCAACGTATTGGGCCAGCGTACTCACCGGCAACGCCGAAGACATGGTTTACCTATCCCGGCGACAACGGACTCTTTAGCGCAGCGACCACCCGGTGCGTGGGTGTAGGAGCGTGCCGCAAGGTCGATCAGGGAACAATGTGCCCGTCGTACATGGCAACCCGCGAAGAAAAGCATTCCACGCGAGGCCGGGCACACTTGCTCTTCGAAATGCTTGAGGGAACAACAATCAAAGACAGATGGCTGAACGAAGAAGTGCGTGACGCCCTCGACCTGTGCCTCTCCTGCAAGGCCTGCAAGACCGAATGCCCGGTAAACGTCGATATGGCTACGTGGAAGGCAGAGTTTCTTGCCCACTACTATGGCCACCATAACCATCCCGTGCAGCATTATGCCTTCGGCTTCATGGACCGTTGGGCCCGGTTCGCTTCGTTAACGCCGCGTCTTGCGAACCTGCCCGCTAAGATCGGCGTTACATCGGCCTTGATGCGCCGTCTTCTCCACATTGCCCCGCAACGCTCGATCCCGCAGTTTGCCCGGAGAACCTTCCGTAGGGAGTGGAGCACTCGCCACGGATGGAAGCCGGAGAATGCACAGGCGGGCGTTCTGTTGTGGCCCGATACCTGGAATAACTACTTCCATCCAGAGACACTCCATGCTGCGCATCGTGTGCTTGAGGCAGCGGGAGCGGTCGTTACGGCTCCGCAACATCACGTCTGCTGCGGCCGTCCTCTTTACGACTTTGGCTTTCTTGATGCTGCTAAGAGCTACCTGAGTCAGATCCTGGACACCTTCGCTACTCAAATCATGGCGGGCATTTCGGTGGTCATGCTCGAACCGAGCTGTGCCAGTGTCTTTCGCGATGAGCTTCTGAACTTCTTTCCAGAGGATCCTCGCGCACAGCGACTCGCGCGGCAGACAGTGATGTTGAGCCAGTATCTTGCGGAACATCGGCAGGGCTGGCAGGCACCGGATCTCACCGGCCGCCGTCTGATCGTACAAGGGCACTGCCATCAGAAGTCATTAATGACGATGAAAGACGATCTCGAACTCATGCGCGCCACCGGTGCGGAGGTCAATCTGCTCGACTCCGGTTGTTGCGGTATGGCGGGCCCTTTCGGCTTTGAGGCTGAGCACTACGATGTCTCTCAAGCCCTCGCGGAACGAGTCTTGCTTCCGGCGGTCCGATCTGCCCGGCCACAAGATGTAATCGTCGCGAACGGGTTTTCCTGCCGCGAAGCAGTGGAACAGAACAGTTCGCGACGAGCCGTTCATCTCTCGCAGGTGCTCGCGGGCGAAGTTTAG
- a CDS encoding chloride channel protein: MNKATQGTPEENQLDARQMQQREERLFLLLSIFIGVIAGLLVVSFRMAIEWLQVLLLGSVSEPHHLRLILIPAGIGLIIAIATRYVFPNVRGSGVNQTKAALYIHNGYISFRTVIGKFLLSALAIGSGHSLGPEDPSLQIGAGVASLISRRVGISRRKLRIFAPVGAATGLAAAFNAPISAILFVIEEVIGQWSAAVLGSVVLSAVASVVVARSFWGAEPMFRIPEVVLRDPRELLAYAVLGLAGGIAALIFAKTIGWLHPWLRKQPPALRILQPMLAGLIVGGIGYFGFPQVMGAGYDAIDQAMHSQYTWEMLLMLAGLKIAATSLSFSSGTPGGMFAPTLFIGATLGAALGMFEKKFFPGLNGSIGSYALVGMGVLFAAFLRAPLTSVFMVLEVSQNYSIVLPVILANTIAYTLSRSLQPVPIFELLTKQSGMVLPSMEEIREEDELRLEDALEPVTVPVVEDSSSVGDAMHVMEQNGVALVHCADGRWYVMQRDEIEDAGRDTLIKERMHGERTPVLYPDLPLAKALPHLERWDLLPVISRAGGAIEGVVTLPGLMKRDPNGLSGE; the protein is encoded by the coding sequence ATGAATAAAGCCACGCAAGGAACACCTGAAGAGAATCAGTTGGACGCGAGGCAGATGCAACAGCGCGAGGAGCGGCTGTTTCTGCTGCTGTCGATCTTTATTGGAGTGATTGCCGGTTTACTCGTCGTTTCATTCCGGATGGCGATCGAATGGCTCCAGGTACTACTGCTGGGATCAGTTTCGGAACCTCATCATCTGCGCTTGATCCTCATACCGGCAGGTATCGGACTGATCATTGCCATTGCGACGCGTTACGTCTTTCCGAACGTTCGCGGCAGTGGTGTGAACCAGACGAAGGCCGCGCTATACATCCACAACGGATACATTTCCTTCAGGACAGTGATCGGAAAATTCCTGCTTTCCGCGCTGGCGATTGGCAGCGGGCATTCTCTGGGTCCAGAGGATCCATCGTTACAGATCGGTGCGGGCGTGGCATCGCTGATAAGCCGGCGGGTGGGCATCTCACGAAGGAAGCTGCGAATCTTCGCGCCGGTTGGCGCGGCGACAGGTCTGGCGGCTGCATTCAATGCGCCAATCTCGGCAATCTTGTTTGTGATTGAAGAGGTCATCGGACAATGGAGCGCGGCAGTGCTGGGCTCCGTGGTGTTGTCGGCAGTGGCAAGCGTGGTGGTGGCACGCAGCTTCTGGGGTGCGGAGCCGATGTTCCGGATTCCAGAGGTAGTCCTGCGCGATCCGCGCGAGCTGCTCGCGTATGCGGTGCTGGGGCTTGCTGGCGGTATTGCGGCTCTGATCTTTGCGAAGACAATCGGCTGGCTGCATCCGTGGCTACGCAAGCAACCTCCGGCATTACGAATCCTGCAGCCCATGCTGGCCGGTCTGATCGTCGGTGGGATCGGCTACTTCGGTTTCCCCCAGGTAATGGGCGCCGGCTACGATGCCATCGATCAGGCAATGCATTCGCAGTACACCTGGGAGATGCTCCTGATGCTCGCTGGCCTGAAGATCGCAGCGACGTCGCTTTCCTTCTCCAGCGGAACTCCCGGCGGAATGTTCGCGCCGACGTTGTTCATCGGTGCGACTCTCGGTGCGGCGCTCGGGATGTTTGAAAAGAAATTCTTCCCTGGCCTGAATGGATCCATTGGATCGTACGCACTCGTGGGAATGGGCGTGCTGTTTGCAGCCTTCCTCCGCGCACCATTGACCAGCGTATTCATGGTGCTGGAGGTGAGCCAGAACTACTCGATCGTCCTGCCGGTCATTCTGGCGAATACGATTGCATATACCCTATCCCGAAGCTTGCAACCGGTGCCGATCTTCGAGCTATTGACGAAGCAGAGTGGGATGGTGCTTCCCTCAATGGAGGAGATCCGCGAGGAAGACGAGCTGCGGCTGGAAGATGCGCTTGAACCTGTCACCGTGCCGGTAGTGGAAGACTCGAGCAGCGTAGGCGACGCGATGCATGTGATGGAACAGAACGGCGTAGCGCTGGTCCACTGCGCAGATGGACGCTGGTATGTGATGCAGCGTGACGAGATAGAGGACGCGGGACGCGACACCTTGATCAAGGAACGAATGCACGGAGAGCGAACGCCCGTGCTCTATCCGGACCTGCCACTGGCAAAAGCACTTCCTCATCTTGAGCGATGGGATCTTTTGCCGGTAATCAGCCGGGCGGGAGGAGCGATAGAGGGTGTCGTTACCCTTCCAGGCCTGATGAAGCGCGATCCCAACGGCCTTAGCGGAGAATGA
- a CDS encoding tetratricopeptide repeat protein, producing MTGSAEIQRLTRRELFLHDALAFFVLTLVTAALFVMTLFLFRSFTNHRAEEARVWTAKGQQTLNAGDAEDAVKDFRIALTFAPGAPSTELLLAQSLAAAGSAHTEEAYNSFLGLWDAHPGDGQINLQLARLAARRGDSAAAVSFYRAAIDGRWDENGAVHRREGRLELARFLIAQRNNAAAREELLVVSGNWPRDESVQGEVSTLLAKIGASQ from the coding sequence ATGACTGGCTCTGCAGAGATACAGCGGCTCACCCGGCGCGAGCTTTTCCTACACGATGCACTGGCTTTTTTCGTGCTGACGCTCGTAACAGCGGCGTTGTTCGTGATGACACTGTTTCTGTTCCGGAGCTTCACGAACCATCGTGCAGAAGAGGCTCGGGTATGGACTGCGAAGGGACAGCAGACACTGAACGCCGGTGATGCGGAAGACGCGGTGAAAGACTTCCGCATCGCCTTGACGTTTGCCCCGGGGGCACCGTCGACTGAGCTATTGCTTGCTCAATCACTCGCGGCAGCCGGATCAGCGCACACCGAAGAGGCATACAACTCCTTTCTGGGGCTATGGGATGCCCATCCGGGGGATGGCCAGATCAACTTACAGTTGGCTCGACTTGCGGCACGACGCGGGGATTCGGCGGCAGCAGTCAGCTTTTATCGCGCTGCGATCGACGGGCGGTGGGACGAAAACGGGGCGGTACACCGCCGTGAGGGGCGGCTGGAGCTGGCCCGCTTCCTGATTGCGCAGCGCAATAATGCCGCTGCTCGCGAGGAACTGCTGGTAGTCTCCGGAAACTGGCCCAGGGACGAGTCGGTGCAAGGTGAAGTCAGTACTCTACTCGCAAAGATCGGCGCCAGCCAATGA
- a CDS encoding chloride channel protein — MVFVPIVGGLIIGVMARFGSDKIRGHGIPEAIEAILLRRAKVDPKIAVLKPVSAAVAIGSGGPFGAEGPIIMTGGALGSLVGQWMHVTDAERTTLLVAGAAAGMSATFATPLAAILIAVELLLFEWRPRSLVPVAIASATAALFRVYWLGAGPLFAMPAIAEVHFATLSVAALLLGAFIGIIAAFMSRMMYAFEDLFEHLPIHWMWWPAIGGIGIGLGGLFFPRGLGVGYENIAELLQGSAPLALIVGILLAKSLMWAFSLGSGTSGGVLAPLLMIGGAVGALAGHLAHAPAETKALFALIGMGSMLAGSLGVPLTAIIFSLEVTHCLPALLPLSMACIASYLITALIMPRSILTEKLSRRGFHLTREYGVDPLELVLVREVMSPFRANAPANGLPPFYAYDDSTTRGAAEIMATEGLEALPVIERTTGQVCGELSIRGLLRGRERSIERESERLRLFGYDLD, encoded by the coding sequence ATGGTCTTCGTTCCAATTGTGGGCGGCCTCATCATTGGCGTCATGGCTCGCTTCGGGTCTGACAAGATACGTGGACATGGTATCCCGGAAGCGATCGAGGCGATTCTGCTTCGCCGCGCCAAGGTTGATCCGAAGATCGCGGTTCTAAAACCCGTGTCCGCTGCGGTCGCGATCGGTTCCGGTGGTCCGTTTGGCGCCGAAGGTCCAATCATCATGACGGGTGGCGCCCTTGGATCGCTCGTGGGGCAGTGGATGCATGTGACCGACGCGGAACGCACTACGCTGCTTGTTGCCGGAGCCGCGGCTGGCATGTCGGCTACCTTTGCAACCCCACTGGCCGCGATCCTTATCGCCGTTGAGCTTTTACTCTTCGAATGGCGTCCGCGCAGCCTGGTTCCCGTTGCGATTGCGAGTGCTACGGCCGCCCTTTTCCGTGTCTATTGGCTAGGCGCGGGGCCGCTGTTCGCAATGCCGGCCATTGCCGAAGTGCACTTCGCTACCCTTTCCGTTGCGGCTCTTCTTCTGGGCGCTTTCATCGGCATCATTGCGGCGTTTATGAGCCGCATGATGTATGCGTTTGAGGATCTCTTCGAGCATCTGCCCATTCACTGGATGTGGTGGCCCGCGATCGGTGGTATCGGCATCGGTCTCGGCGGTCTCTTCTTCCCCCGTGGCCTTGGCGTTGGATATGAAAACATTGCCGAGCTGCTACAGGGCTCGGCGCCGCTTGCCCTGATCGTCGGAATCCTTCTTGCGAAGTCGCTGATGTGGGCCTTCTCGCTGGGATCGGGAACATCTGGCGGCGTTCTTGCGCCACTTCTCATGATTGGAGGAGCCGTCGGAGCACTTGCCGGACACCTGGCGCACGCTCCGGCCGAGACCAAGGCACTCTTCGCTTTGATTGGCATGGGATCGATGCTGGCCGGATCGCTCGGTGTTCCCTTAACCGCCATCATCTTCAGCCTTGAGGTAACGCATTGCCTGCCCGCGCTGCTGCCCCTCTCCATGGCCTGCATCGCGTCTTACCTGATCACGGCCTTGATCATGCCTCGTTCGATCCTGACAGAGAAACTCAGCCGGCGAGGCTTCCATCTGACTCGCGAATACGGTGTTGACCCACTTGAGCTGGTACTTGTCCGCGAAGTGATGTCTCCTTTCAGAGCCAATGCCCCCGCCAATGGGCTTCCTCCCTTCTACGCATATGACGATTCAACGACGCGCGGAGCGGCAGAGATCATGGCAACGGAGGGATTGGAAGCTTTGCCGGTCATAGAACGGACGACCGGCCAGGTCTGCGGCGAGCTTTCCATCAGGGGTCTGCTACGAGGCAGAGAACGATCGATTGAGCGCGAGAGCGAGCGTCTACGTCTCTTCGGATACGATCTCGATTAA
- a CDS encoding D-arabinono-1,4-lactone oxidase: MNKREFLKASGSVMAGALLSRMGVGQAPKGAAAKLNRTNWAGNYTYKAARLDEPGSAQEVQQLVTSISNAKALGARHSFNDIADSTGDQVSLKNMTEMTLDKVAGTVTVAAGVTYGKLAPWLDAQGFAVHNLASLPHVSVVGACATATHGSGVHNGNLSTAVRAIEFVDGTGQLKNLLRTANADEFNGAVVGLGALGVITRITLAVVPTFQISQIVYENLSFDQLEHNLDAIFGSGYSVSLFTDWQHHRATQVWLKQSITGSSTPALPPLFYGATLQKTKLHPLAGHSPENCTEQLGVPGPWYERLPHFRMNFTPSSGAELQSEYFVSRAQAYKAILAVEQLRDKITPHLFITELRTIAADDLWLSTAYKRDSVAIHFTWKPEEKAVRSILPLIEEKLAPFDARPHWAKVFTMSHERLSQLYPRLNDFRALAARYDPSRKFLNAYLQNVFGA; encoded by the coding sequence ATGAATAAACGTGAGTTTTTGAAGGCGTCTGGTTCCGTGATGGCGGGGGCGCTGCTCTCGCGGATGGGCGTCGGGCAGGCGCCAAAAGGGGCTGCGGCTAAGTTGAACCGTACCAACTGGGCGGGTAACTACACCTATAAGGCCGCACGGCTGGACGAGCCGGGCAGCGCACAGGAGGTGCAGCAGCTTGTTACCTCAATTTCAAATGCCAAGGCGCTCGGTGCGCGTCATTCATTCAACGATATCGCCGACTCCACCGGCGACCAGGTCTCGCTCAAAAACATGACCGAGATGACACTGGACAAGGTGGCAGGCACGGTCACGGTTGCCGCAGGTGTGACCTACGGCAAGCTGGCGCCGTGGCTCGATGCGCAGGGCTTTGCTGTGCACAATCTGGCATCTCTGCCACATGTCTCTGTCGTGGGAGCCTGCGCCACAGCTACGCACGGTTCCGGCGTGCATAATGGGAACCTCTCAACTGCAGTTCGCGCCATCGAGTTTGTGGACGGCACAGGACAACTCAAAAACCTTTTACGTACGGCCAACGCTGACGAGTTCAATGGAGCCGTCGTGGGCCTGGGAGCGTTGGGTGTCATCACCCGCATCACTTTGGCCGTGGTGCCGACGTTTCAGATTTCGCAGATCGTTTACGAGAATCTGTCGTTCGACCAACTGGAACATAACCTGGATGCGATCTTTGGCTCCGGCTACAGCGTCAGTCTTTTTACAGACTGGCAACATCATCGCGCGACCCAGGTGTGGTTGAAACAGAGCATCACCGGTTCGTCTACGCCGGCTCTGCCGCCTCTCTTCTATGGCGCGACGTTGCAGAAGACGAAACTCCATCCTCTTGCCGGACATTCCCCGGAGAACTGCACCGAGCAGCTTGGGGTTCCGGGACCATGGTACGAGCGCCTTCCTCACTTCCGCATGAACTTTACGCCTTCCAGCGGCGCGGAGCTGCAGTCAGAGTACTTTGTTTCACGTGCGCAGGCATACAAGGCCATTCTGGCGGTGGAGCAGTTGCGCGACAAAATTACACCCCATCTTTTCATTACGGAGCTGCGCACCATCGCCGCGGACGACCTGTGGCTCAGCACGGCGTACAAGCGCGATTCCGTGGCGATCCACTTCACCTGGAAGCCGGAAGAGAAGGCGGTGCGGAGCATTCTCCCGTTGATTGAGGAAAAACTCGCGCCATTCGACGCTCGTCCGCACTGGGCAAAGGTATTCACCATGTCTCATGAGCGGCTCAGCCAGTTGTATCCGCGGCTTAACGACTTCCGCGCACTGGCTGCACGCTATGACCCCAGCCGCAAGTTCCTCAATGCCTATCTTCAGAATGTCTTCGGCGCTTAG
- a CDS encoding 3-keto-disaccharide hydrolase: MRTTTCIYAVVLLGSTILAAGQSPEIPKHGRAVKFFNGKDLKGFDTFLTSQGLNSDPNHVFTIENGVVHVSGMEMGYFITKQEYSNYYLRAEFKWGEGTYGSRQGKARDSGILYNIQGPNKVWPRSVEFQINEGCTGDFWMTDGAALTGKDGVRVTGPDGKALKIDRFNKGPYQNVVGYRDPINEVEKPHGEWNVVELVNRNGHVWQYVNGKLANEGTNAFPASGKILFQSEGSELYFRNMKLYPLK; this comes from the coding sequence ATGCGTACTACAACCTGTATCTACGCAGTGGTATTACTGGGCAGCACCATCCTGGCTGCAGGCCAGTCACCGGAGATTCCCAAGCACGGACGCGCGGTAAAGTTCTTTAATGGGAAGGATCTCAAGGGATTCGATACGTTCCTCACCAGCCAGGGACTGAACTCCGACCCCAACCACGTCTTCACCATCGAGAACGGTGTCGTGCACGTTTCCGGTATGGAGATGGGTTACTTCATCACGAAGCAGGAGTATTCCAACTACTATCTGCGCGCCGAGTTCAAGTGGGGCGAAGGAACCTACGGTTCACGGCAGGGCAAGGCACGCGACAGCGGCATTCTTTACAACATTCAAGGCCCCAACAAGGTGTGGCCGCGGTCGGTCGAGTTTCAGATCAATGAGGGATGCACCGGCGACTTCTGGATGACGGACGGCGCGGCGCTGACCGGCAAAGATGGTGTGCGGGTAACCGGTCCTGATGGCAAGGCTTTGAAGATCGATCGCTTCAACAAAGGACCTTACCAGAACGTAGTGGGATATCGCGACCCGATAAACGAGGTAGAGAAGCCACACGGAGAGTGGAACGTGGTGGAGTTGGTCAACCGTAATGGCCACGTGTGGCAGTATGTGAATGGTAAATTGGCCAACGAAGGAACCAATGCGTTCCCCGCAAGTGGCAAGATACTCTTCCAGTCCGAGGGCTCCGAGCTCTACTTCCGCAATATGAAGCTGTATCCGCTTAAATAA
- a CDS encoding VOC family protein, whose translation MKAPTLLLLLGTLPLAAQQRPAINGISHIAIYAHDMAAAQRYYEHDMGLKKASDPENSAGTRYYVNATQFVEVLPLPAQAGISRLDHLAYKTVDAAGLRSYLAAKRVEVPATVQTLNDGSKTFSVKDPEGNTVEFVQPGKADLSGAQPIGTRIIHVGMVVHDRAKEDTFYREILNFRPYWYGGGTDGRTSWVSQQTPEANEWVEYMLPREGQELTQKQAGVMNHYSIGVVNMEQAVSTLAAQDRLSTEHSPMQIGRDGKWQFNSYDDEGTRTELMEFTPVMTPCCSPITAPHPKP comes from the coding sequence ATGAAGGCACCCACCCTACTCCTCCTTCTCGGCACTCTACCCCTCGCGGCGCAGCAGCGGCCCGCGATCAACGGCATCTCGCATATTGCCATTTATGCGCACGATATGGCTGCCGCACAGCGATATTACGAACATGACATGGGTTTGAAGAAAGCCTCGGATCCGGAGAATTCGGCCGGCACTCGTTATTACGTCAACGCGACGCAGTTTGTAGAAGTTCTACCTCTGCCCGCACAGGCCGGCATTTCCCGTCTGGATCACCTTGCCTACAAAACGGTCGATGCCGCTGGCTTGCGGTCGTATCTCGCGGCAAAGCGCGTCGAGGTTCCGGCAACGGTTCAGACACTGAATGATGGATCGAAGACCTTTTCGGTAAAAGATCCCGAAGGTAACACGGTGGAATTTGTACAGCCCGGAAAGGCAGACCTTAGCGGCGCTCAGCCGATCGGAACAAGGATCATCCACGTCGGAATGGTCGTGCATGACCGGGCAAAAGAAGACACCTTCTATCGTGAGATTCTCAACTTCCGGCCCTACTGGTACGGAGGTGGCACCGACGGTCGCACTTCCTGGGTCTCGCAACAGACACCCGAGGCCAACGAGTGGGTGGAGTACATGTTGCCGCGCGAGGGCCAGGAGCTGACGCAGAAACAGGCGGGCGTGATGAACCACTACTCCATCGGCGTGGTGAATATGGAGCAGGCCGTCTCAACACTGGCGGCGCAGGACCGCCTCAGCACCGAACACAGCCCCATGCAAATTGGCCGTGACGGAAAGTGGCAGTTCAACTCTTACGACGATGAGGGTACACGCACGGAGCTGATGGAGTTCACTCCCGTGATGACGCCATGCTGCTCGCCGATCACGGCTCCGCATCCGAAACCGTAG